A genomic region of Miscanthus floridulus cultivar M001 chromosome 3, ASM1932011v1, whole genome shotgun sequence contains the following coding sequences:
- the LOC136546231 gene encoding WRKY transcription factor WRKY76-like, whose amino-acid sequence MLLMDSARRAGCSPVCLDLSVGLSPSSLGSRPETTADAERLDRPPAAGCRVTERSPCIMMWQAKTLEARLTQVSEENRRLTEMIAYLYASQVARQSSPDSHHQASSRKMSRDSLEPPSNSSDGNGNTKAEPGDHTVESALTDEGTCRRIKVTRVCTRIDPSDTTLTVKDGYQWRKYGQKVTRDNPSPRAYFRCAYAPSCPVKKKVQRSAQDSSVLVATYEGEHNHPSPTRAGELPSPATANGPVPCSISINSSGPTITLDITKNGGGGVRLLEAAEAPDLKKLCQEIASPDFRTALVEQMARSLTKDPKFTDALAAAILQQLPEY is encoded by the exons ATGCTGCTCATGGACTCGGCGCGCCGCGCCGGCTGCTCCCCGGTCTGCTTGGACCTCAGCGTCGGCCTTTCGCCATCGTCACTGGGGAGCCGCCCGGAAACGACAGCTGACGCTGAGAGGCTTGACCGTCCGCCCGCCGCTGGCTGCAGGGTGAC TGAACGATCGCCATGCATAATGATGTGGCAGGCCAAGACCCTGGAGGCCCGGCTCACCCAGGTCAGCGAGGAGAACCGGCGGCTCACCGAGATGATCGCCTACCTGTACGCCAGCCAGGTCGCGCGGCAGAGCTCCCCCGACAGCCACCACCAGGCCAGCAGCAGGAAGATGAGCAGGGACAGCCTGGAGCCGCCGTCGAATTCGAGCGACGGCAACGGCAACACCAAGGCGGAGCCCGGCGACCATACCGTCGAGAGCGCCCTCACCGACGAGGGCACGTGCAGGCGGATCAAGGTCACCAGGGTCTGCACCCGTATCGACCCCTCCGACACCACACTCACCGTCAAAGACGGCTACCAATGGCGAAAGTACGGCCAGAAGGTGACGCGCGACAACCCGTCCCCGAGAGCCTACTTCCGCTGCGCGTACGCTCCTTCCTGCCCCGTCAAGAAGAAG GTGCAGAGGAGCGCGCAGGACAGCTCCGTGCTGGTGGCGACGTACGAGGGCGAGCACAACCACCCGAGCCCGACGCGCGCCGGAGAGCTCCCAAGCCCCGCGACGGCGAACGGGCCCGTGCCGTGCTCCATCTCCATCAACTCCTCCGGCCCGACCATCACGCTGGACATCACCAAGAATGGAGGGGGCGGCGTGCGGCTGCTCGAGGCCGCCGAGGCGCCCGACCTCAAGAAGCTGTGTCAGGAGATCGCGTCGCCGGATTTCCGGACGGCGCTGGTGGAGCAGATGGCGCGCTCGCTCACCAAGGATCCCAAGTTCACCGACGCGCTGGCTGCTGCGATCCTGCAACAGCTGCCGGAGTACTAG
- the LOC136546230 gene encoding bHLH transcription factor RHL1-like isoform X1, translating to MQPTTREMQAMAAAGQISLDDLREAAAGAAGGVHDDFLDQMLGGLPPSAWPELASAAGGKAPDGGAQAEGMQHQAQHFGGGLYDESALLASRLRQHQISGGPAGGGGGGAEAAKQMVLQQLADLRQGHHMLLQGMGRSTGGGGGSGDGGLLLPLSLGSGGSGGDVQALLKAAANSAGGEAGGVFGGSFAGSLQQQQQHFQSHPQQQTAPLPGQGFGGGDGGAGASGGVSQPQAGAAGGGAAAPPRQRVRARRGQATDPHSIAERLRRERIAERMKALQELVPNANKTDKASMLDEIIDYVKFLQLQVKVLSMSRLGGAAAVAPLVADMSSEGRGGAAAAAGSDGLAVTEQQVAKLMEEDMGTAMQYLQGKGLCLMPVSLASAISSATCHMRPPVGEPGLGFAAAAHHMAAMRLAHGMNGGAGSGADAVPASPSMSVLTAQSAMNNGAGDGGADGEGSHSQQQQHSKDAASVSKP from the exons ATGCAGCCCACGACGCGGGAAATGCAGGCCATGGCCGCTGCCGGCCAGATCTCCCTCGACGACCTGCGCGAGGCAGCAGCAGGCGCTGCGGGCGGCGTGCACGACGACTTCCTGGACCAGATGCTCGGTGGCCTGCCGCCGTCGGCATGGCCGGAGCTGGCATCCGCGGCGGGAGGGAAGGCGCCGGATGGTGGCGCGCAGGCGGAGGGGATGCAGCACCAGGCGCAGCACTTCGGTGGGGGGTTGTACGACGAGTCCGCCTTGCTGGCGTCGCGGCTCCGGCAGCACCAGATCAGCGGCGGCcctgcaggcggcggcggcggcggcgcggaggcaGCGAAGCAGATGGTGCTGCAGCAGCTGGCCGATCTGAGGCAGGGACACCATATGTTGCTGCAGGGCATGGGCCGCTcgacgggcggcggcggcggcagcggagacGGCGGCCTTCTCCTCCCGCTCTCCCTCGGCAGTGGCGGATCGGGCGGCGACGTGCAGGCGCTACTCAAAGCCGCCGCCAACTCCGCT GGAGGAGAAGCCGGCGGCGTCTTCGGCGGTTCCTTCGCCGGATCactccagcagcagcaacagcatttTCAGTCGCATCCGCAG CAGCAAACGGCGCCGTTGCCGGGCCAGGGCTTCGGTGGAGGAGACGGAGGCGCGGGCGCGTCCGGCGGCGTGTCGCAGCCGCAGGCCGGGGCTGCGGGCGGAGGCGCGGCGGCGCCGCCCAGGCAGCGCGTACGGGCGCGGCGCGGCCAGGCTACCGACCCCCACAGCATCGCGGAGCGG CTCCGGAGAGAGAGGATCGCGGAGAGGATGAAGGCGCTGCAGGAGCTGGTGCCCAACGCCAACAAG ACGGACAAGGCGTCGATGCTGGACGAGATCATCGACTACGTCAAGTTCCTGCAGCTCCAAGTCAAG GTGCTGAGCATGAGCCGGCTAGGTGGCGCCGCTGCCGTCGCGCCGCTCGTGGCCGACATGTCCTCGGAG GGTCGAGGcggggcggcggccgcggccgggaGCGATGGCCTGGCGGTGACGGAGCAGCAGgtggcgaagctgatggaggaggacatgggcACCGCCATGCAGTACCTGCAGGGGAAGGGCCTGTGCCTCATGCCCGTCTCCCTCGCCTCCGCCATATCCTCCGCGACGTGCCACATGCGACCGCCGGTGGGGGAACCCGGACTCGggttcgccgccgccgcgcaccatATGGCCGCCATGCGGTTGGCCCACGGCATGAACGGCGGCGCTGGAAGCGGAGCCGACGCCGTGCCGGCCTCCCCGAGCATGTCCGTGCTCACGGCGCAGTCGGCCATGAACAACGGCGCCGGGGATGGCGGGGCTGATGGCGAGGGCTCGcactcgcagcagcagcagcattccAAGGACGCCGCGTCCGTGTCGAAGCCGTGA
- the LOC136546230 gene encoding bHLH transcription factor RHL1-like isoform X3, with translation MQPTTREMQAMAAAGQISLDDLREAAAGAAGGVHDDFLDQMLGGLPPSAWPELASAAGGKAPDGGAQAEGMQHQAQHFGGGLYDESALLASRLRQHQISGGPAGGGGGGAEAAKQMVLQQLADLRQGHHMLLQGMGRSTGGGGGSGDGGLLLPLSLGSGGSGGDVQALLKAAANSAGGEAGGVFGGSFAGSLQQQQQHFQSHPQQQTAPLPGQGFGGGDGGAAAPPRQRVRARRGQATDPHSIAERLRRERIAERMKALQELVPNANKTDKASMLDEIIDYVKFLQLQVKVLSMSRLGGAAAVAPLVADMSSEGRGGAAAAAGSDGLAVTEQQVAKLMEEDMGTAMQYLQGKGLCLMPVSLASAISSATCHMRPPVGEPGLGFAAAAHHMAAMRLAHGMNGGAGSGADAVPASPSMSVLTAQSAMNNGAGDGGADGEGSHSQQQQHSKDAASVSKP, from the exons ATGCAGCCCACGACGCGGGAAATGCAGGCCATGGCCGCTGCCGGCCAGATCTCCCTCGACGACCTGCGCGAGGCAGCAGCAGGCGCTGCGGGCGGCGTGCACGACGACTTCCTGGACCAGATGCTCGGTGGCCTGCCGCCGTCGGCATGGCCGGAGCTGGCATCCGCGGCGGGAGGGAAGGCGCCGGATGGTGGCGCGCAGGCGGAGGGGATGCAGCACCAGGCGCAGCACTTCGGTGGGGGGTTGTACGACGAGTCCGCCTTGCTGGCGTCGCGGCTCCGGCAGCACCAGATCAGCGGCGGCcctgcaggcggcggcggcggcggcgcggaggcaGCGAAGCAGATGGTGCTGCAGCAGCTGGCCGATCTGAGGCAGGGACACCATATGTTGCTGCAGGGCATGGGCCGCTcgacgggcggcggcggcggcagcggagacGGCGGCCTTCTCCTCCCGCTCTCCCTCGGCAGTGGCGGATCGGGCGGCGACGTGCAGGCGCTACTCAAAGCCGCCGCCAACTCCGCT GGAGGAGAAGCCGGCGGCGTCTTCGGCGGTTCCTTCGCCGGATCactccagcagcagcaacagcatttTCAGTCGCATCCGCAG CAGCAAACGGCGCCGTTGCCGGGCCAGGGCTTCGGTGGAGGAGACGGAG GCGCGGCGGCGCCGCCCAGGCAGCGCGTACGGGCGCGGCGCGGCCAGGCTACCGACCCCCACAGCATCGCGGAGCGG CTCCGGAGAGAGAGGATCGCGGAGAGGATGAAGGCGCTGCAGGAGCTGGTGCCCAACGCCAACAAG ACGGACAAGGCGTCGATGCTGGACGAGATCATCGACTACGTCAAGTTCCTGCAGCTCCAAGTCAAG GTGCTGAGCATGAGCCGGCTAGGTGGCGCCGCTGCCGTCGCGCCGCTCGTGGCCGACATGTCCTCGGAG GGTCGAGGcggggcggcggccgcggccgggaGCGATGGCCTGGCGGTGACGGAGCAGCAGgtggcgaagctgatggaggaggacatgggcACCGCCATGCAGTACCTGCAGGGGAAGGGCCTGTGCCTCATGCCCGTCTCCCTCGCCTCCGCCATATCCTCCGCGACGTGCCACATGCGACCGCCGGTGGGGGAACCCGGACTCGggttcgccgccgccgcgcaccatATGGCCGCCATGCGGTTGGCCCACGGCATGAACGGCGGCGCTGGAAGCGGAGCCGACGCCGTGCCGGCCTCCCCGAGCATGTCCGTGCTCACGGCGCAGTCGGCCATGAACAACGGCGCCGGGGATGGCGGGGCTGATGGCGAGGGCTCGcactcgcagcagcagcagcattccAAGGACGCCGCGTCCGTGTCGAAGCCGTGA
- the LOC136546230 gene encoding bHLH transcription factor RHL1-like isoform X2 → MQPTTREMQAMAAAGQISLDDLREAAAGAAGGVHDDFLDQMLGGLPPSAWPELASAAGGKAPDGGAQAEGMQHQAQHFGGGLYDESALLASRLRQHQISGGPAGGGGGGAEAAKQMVLQQLADLRQGHHMLLQGMGRSTGGGGGSGDGGLLLPLSLGSGGSGGDVQALLKAAANSAGGEAGGVFGGSFAGSLQQQQQHFQSHPQQTAPLPGQGFGGGDGGAGASGGVSQPQAGAAGGGAAAPPRQRVRARRGQATDPHSIAERLRRERIAERMKALQELVPNANKTDKASMLDEIIDYVKFLQLQVKVLSMSRLGGAAAVAPLVADMSSEGRGGAAAAAGSDGLAVTEQQVAKLMEEDMGTAMQYLQGKGLCLMPVSLASAISSATCHMRPPVGEPGLGFAAAAHHMAAMRLAHGMNGGAGSGADAVPASPSMSVLTAQSAMNNGAGDGGADGEGSHSQQQQHSKDAASVSKP, encoded by the exons ATGCAGCCCACGACGCGGGAAATGCAGGCCATGGCCGCTGCCGGCCAGATCTCCCTCGACGACCTGCGCGAGGCAGCAGCAGGCGCTGCGGGCGGCGTGCACGACGACTTCCTGGACCAGATGCTCGGTGGCCTGCCGCCGTCGGCATGGCCGGAGCTGGCATCCGCGGCGGGAGGGAAGGCGCCGGATGGTGGCGCGCAGGCGGAGGGGATGCAGCACCAGGCGCAGCACTTCGGTGGGGGGTTGTACGACGAGTCCGCCTTGCTGGCGTCGCGGCTCCGGCAGCACCAGATCAGCGGCGGCcctgcaggcggcggcggcggcggcgcggaggcaGCGAAGCAGATGGTGCTGCAGCAGCTGGCCGATCTGAGGCAGGGACACCATATGTTGCTGCAGGGCATGGGCCGCTcgacgggcggcggcggcggcagcggagacGGCGGCCTTCTCCTCCCGCTCTCCCTCGGCAGTGGCGGATCGGGCGGCGACGTGCAGGCGCTACTCAAAGCCGCCGCCAACTCCGCT GGAGGAGAAGCCGGCGGCGTCTTCGGCGGTTCCTTCGCCGGATCactccagcagcagcaacagcatttTCAGTCGCATCCGCAG CAAACGGCGCCGTTGCCGGGCCAGGGCTTCGGTGGAGGAGACGGAGGCGCGGGCGCGTCCGGCGGCGTGTCGCAGCCGCAGGCCGGGGCTGCGGGCGGAGGCGCGGCGGCGCCGCCCAGGCAGCGCGTACGGGCGCGGCGCGGCCAGGCTACCGACCCCCACAGCATCGCGGAGCGG CTCCGGAGAGAGAGGATCGCGGAGAGGATGAAGGCGCTGCAGGAGCTGGTGCCCAACGCCAACAAG ACGGACAAGGCGTCGATGCTGGACGAGATCATCGACTACGTCAAGTTCCTGCAGCTCCAAGTCAAG GTGCTGAGCATGAGCCGGCTAGGTGGCGCCGCTGCCGTCGCGCCGCTCGTGGCCGACATGTCCTCGGAG GGTCGAGGcggggcggcggccgcggccgggaGCGATGGCCTGGCGGTGACGGAGCAGCAGgtggcgaagctgatggaggaggacatgggcACCGCCATGCAGTACCTGCAGGGGAAGGGCCTGTGCCTCATGCCCGTCTCCCTCGCCTCCGCCATATCCTCCGCGACGTGCCACATGCGACCGCCGGTGGGGGAACCCGGACTCGggttcgccgccgccgcgcaccatATGGCCGCCATGCGGTTGGCCCACGGCATGAACGGCGGCGCTGGAAGCGGAGCCGACGCCGTGCCGGCCTCCCCGAGCATGTCCGTGCTCACGGCGCAGTCGGCCATGAACAACGGCGCCGGGGATGGCGGGGCTGATGGCGAGGGCTCGcactcgcagcagcagcagcattccAAGGACGCCGCGTCCGTGTCGAAGCCGTGA